In one Carettochelys insculpta isolate YL-2023 chromosome 6, ASM3395843v1, whole genome shotgun sequence genomic region, the following are encoded:
- the PGF gene encoding placenta growth factor, giving the protein MQLLSSFLKLLVAFVLQASPAQQWDRFSRNTTSEGQVLPFQEVWGRSFCRPLEVLVDIVSEYPSEMEHVFSPSCISLQRCTGCCGDETLQCVPVETANVTMQLLKMKPVGEVPYVELSFTEHRQCECRPRQDTLKPGRRRRPKGRGKRRREKQRPKGCALCAVPHS; this is encoded by the exons ATGCAGCTTCTCAGCAGCTTCTTGAAACTTCTTGTGGCTTTCGTGCTGCAGGCATCACCCGCTCAG CAGTGGGACAGGTTCAGCAGAAACACCACCTCAGAAGGACAAG tcctgccCTTCCAGGAGGTTTGGGGCCGCAGCTTCTGTCGGCCTTTGGAAGTGCTGGTGGATATTGTGTCCGAGTACCCCAGTGAGATGGAGCACGTGTTCAGCCCATCCTGTATTTCCCTGCAACGCTGCACCGGCTGCTGCGGAGACGAGACGCTGCAGTGCGTCCCCGTGGAGACAGCCAATGTCACCATGCAG CTCCTGAAGATGAAGCCGGTGGGGGAGGTGCCCTACGTGGAGCTGTCTTTTACTGAGCACAGACAGTGCGAGTGCAG GCCTCGGCAGGATACGCTAAAGCCAGGAAG AAGGAGGAGACCCAAGGGCCGAGGCAAGAGGAGACGAGAGAAGCAGCGACCTAAAGGCTGTGCTCT ATGTGCCGTTCCACACAGTTAG